The genomic DNA TGCTCCGATAACTTCCTGCACCCGCCAGCTGGGTACATCCTTTTTAGGCTTAAAAGAGTATTTAGAGAAGGCTGCCGTTTGGCCGGCAGGTGAAGTATAACAGAAAACATGACGTTATGGATAACTACCCTTTAAAACCCGAACACATGCGCGCACCAAATAACCTGTCGCGCGAGGAGATACAGCAGAGCCTGGATGAACTGGATAATAAAATCAAAACCCTGAAAGGACGTGTGAACGCCACAGCGGCAGACTCGAACCATACCTACCATGAGCATATTGCGGGCCTGGAGAAGAAACGGGAGCTGATTGCCAGCAAGCTAGCCGACACGGAAAACACCCAGACCAAGTGGCAGCACCTGCGCGAGGGTATCGATGGCCTGAAGAAAGACCTGGACAACCTGTTCAGCTAATATAAAAATCCCCCTGCCGTAATGTTACAGCAGGGGGATTTTTATACGTTATACTTTGTGTCCGGTAGACCCTAACCAGCTACAGGCTCGCGGAAACCAACCCACGTAAAGCGCTTGATCACAAACTCGGGGTTAGTAAAGGAAGCGTTACCCGCCGGGTTGCCGCCCGTCACATGGAAATCGGAGAAACCGGCATTCTGATTTACAAAAATGCCGCCTGTCAGGTTAAAGCTAACCGGGGTACCGGCCAGGCTCATCTCATCCATTATTTTCTCTTTCACTTCCGGGTCGGTAGTATACGCGCCGCACGAGATAGCGCCATACTTCTGGGCCATTTCCTTGGCAATAGCAATCGACTCATTTGTATCCTTTGTTTTGATGATCAGCACGATCGGGCCGAACAGCTCGCGGCTGTAGCTTTCGGGTTCGCTGGCTGCCACTTCGTAAATTACTGGCGTGCAGGTACGGGCATTGGCAAACACCGGGTTGCTCAGGTCGCAGGTGCTCAGCACTTCTTTTCCTTTTATACTGGCTGCCTCCTTCACCCGCGCCGTGGTAGCCGGGTTTTGTATGGCGCCTAAAATATGCGGGCCTGCTTTGGGGTTATTAACCAGGCTGGTCACAGCATCAGCAATTTTGCGCACCACCTCGTCGTAAGCAACCACTTCGCCGCCTACCTTCACGCCGCTTTCGGGCACAAAGAAATTTTGCGGGGCCGTACACATCTGCCCGGAGTATAAGCTCACCGAGAAGGCCAGGTTCTGCGCCACTTTATCCAGGTCTTCCACCGAGTCAAGTATGATCGAGTTCACACCCGTTTTCTCGGTAAAGACGGTTTTCCCTTTCAGGCTCTCCACGTAATTGCCAAACTCAGTGCCACCGGTATAATCGATCAGCTTGACAAGCGGGTTTTCGGCCAGCTCTTTTGTGATCAGGTGGTCGTTAGCGTCCACAGCCAGCTGGCAGATATTGGGGTTCAGGCCATTCTCCTGGAGCACCCGCTGCACCTCTGCCACCACAATGGCGATCGGGAGCACCGCCTTGGGGTGCGGCTTCACAATAACCGGGTTGCCGGTAACGAGGCTGGCATACATGCCCGGCACCGTGTTCCAGGTCGGGAAGGTGGCGCAGCCGATCACCAGCGCCACGCCTTTGGGCACTGCTTTCCACTGCTTATTGAGCTTTAAGTTATACTTGCCCATGGGCTTTTCCCACTGCGTCTCTTCCGGAAAGCGGGTCTGCTCCTCCAAGCCGGCGGCTATCGCTTCCAGAGCACGGTCCGCGGCGTGTGGCCCCGATGCCTGAAACGACATCATATAGGCCTGGCCGGTAGTGTGCATGGTGGCATAGGCAATTTCGAAGAAGCGGTTTTTTACGCGCTCCAGTGTCTCCACAAGGATGGCTGCGCGATCGGCGGGCTTTACCTTGCGCCAGGTATGGAAAGCTTCTTCTGCCCGCGTAACCAGTGTATCGGGCGCGAAGAATGGGTACGTGATGCCTAGCGGCTGCTGCTCGTAGGGCGACTCCTCCTGCCCTACCCAGGCGGCGGGATCTTCCTGCAACAGTTCCGAGAAGGGCTGGTTCAGGTGCGCTTTATACATGTCACGTCCTTCCTTATCGGCATTTTCGCCATACACATCCGGCGTGGGGTTCTCGGGGTATTGCGAAAAAAAGGTGCGTTCGTGTAATGCACGGATAGCGGTTTGGAGCAGCTGCTGGTGGTTATTGCTTAGATTCAGGTTCATAGTAATATTTATATATAAAATAATTATAATTCATTCAGACTTCTTTTGGAAAGTTACGTAAAATCCTGAAAAGGTTTGATCACAAACCCTGATTTCGTCTGTACCCCAAGGCGCAATGCACCCCGCTTAGCTTACCGGAAAACTTCAGTTATACATACGTTAGGTTACATTATTTATTTGGCAAAATGTCTACTCCCCTCATGCGGCGCCTGAGCTGCCTGTTTAGTGCTTTGTTTTTTTTCGCCATTACGTACCCGGCAGCCGCCCGGCAGCTACCCCATAACCCCGATCCAACCAGGCCCTATACTGTTGTGTATAAGCTAAAGCCCACGGGCAATGCGCGGCTGGCAGCACCTGCCGCCGCCAAGCTAAAGGCAGCCCTGGCAAAAGTCGGGGCGCGGGAGGTTCACCAGAAATTTCCGAAGGCAGCACCGCCAGCCAATGCCCGCGTAGCCAGCGGCGCTGTAGACCTCTCATTGCTTTATGAACTGACCTATGCCCCCGGCCAAAGCCTGCAACAGGTACGGCGCACCCTGCTCAGCAGCGGCGCCGTAGCCTATGTAGAGCCCGTATACCAGCGCCAGCCGCTCCTGCAGCCAAACGACCCCGCCGCCGACTCCACCAAAGCTACCCAATATTATCTGAAGCTGATCCAGGCCTACGAGTGCTGGGAAATTGAACAGGGAAATGCGGCTGTGCTCATAGGCATACTGGATACAGGGACGCGCTTTACGCACCAGGACCTGAAAGAAAAAGTACAGTATAACGAACATGACCCGCTGGATGGTTTAGATAACGACGGCGACGGTTACACGGACAATTACCGCGGCTGGGACTTTGCCGACCAGGACAATGACCCCAGCGATGATTCGCAGTACAAGGGCCACGGCACGATCGTGGCCGGCATTGCAGCGGCGGCTACCAACAACGGCCAGGGCATTGCCGGCACAGGCTTTAAATCGAAATTCCTGCCCCTGAAGGTTTTCTCTTCTAAGAGCGGCAACGGCTTTGCTGGGTACGAAGCCATTGTATACGCTGCTGACAGGGGCTGCAAGGTCATTAACTTATCCTGGGGAGGCGAAGGCCACTCGCAGTACGAACAGGACATTATCAATTATGCCGTGCTAAACAAGGATGTGGTAGTAGTCGCCTCGGCCGGCAACACCGACAAAGGCGCACCGCTCGACGTGTATCCCGCCTCCTACGACAATGTGCTTTCGGTTGGCGGCACCACAGCCACCGATGTGAAGTATGCCGGCTTTACCTACAGCTATAATATCGACTTAATGGCGCCAGGTCGCGATATTGTGTCGCTTTCGGCCAACTCGGATACCCAGCTAAGCGCCGGCTCGTCGGGCACCTCGTTTGCCGCGCCCATGGTTTCGGGGGCCGCGGCATTGGTTCGGGCACATTACCCGGAACTGAATGCCCGCCAGGTAATGGAACGGCTGCGCGTAACCACCGACGACATTTACCAGCTGGCAGGCAACAAACCCTACCTGGAGATGCTGGGAAAAGGCCGCCTCAACCTGAAGAAAGCCCTGAAAACCCTAAACGTAAAAGCCGTGCGCTGCACCAGCTTTTCAGTAGCCGACCGGCAGATCCCTTACGCCGGCGCCACCATCGACATTTTAGCTGATTTTCTGAACTACCTGGCGCCCGTGCAAAACCTGCAGGTGGAGCTAACCTCGCCCTCGCCTTATGTAAGTATAACGCGTGGCACGCTGAACCTGGGCAGCCTGGGCACCGTGGCTGCGGCTGATAACGGGAAGCAACCTTTCCGGGTAAAGATCGCGGGCACAGCGCCGGCCAACAGCAACATCGCCTTTCGCCTTGGCTTTAAGGATGGCACCTACACCGATTTCCAGTACTTCACGATCGCGGTGAACCCGGACTTTGTAACACTGGACGCCAACAACCTGAAAGTGACGATCAACAGCATGGGCAACCTGGGCTATAATGGCCTGAACATGGCGCAGGGGGATGGGGTAACGTATAAGAACGGGAATTCGCTTTTGTTTGAAGGCGGCCTGATGGTGGCCACCGACGCCACGCACGTGTCTGATAACATCCGCAACGAAGTATACCAGAGCGACGGGGATTTTACTCGTACCAGCACCGCTCGCCTGCATTCAAATACGCCCCTGGCCAGCCAGGAAGCGCGCGCTGTGATGCACGACGCCTATCCATCTGATAAGAATGTGGGCATACAGGTAAAGCATGTGGCCTATGCCTGGAAAGATGCCGCCGCGCAGGATTATGTGATCCTGGAGTATCACATCCGGAACATAACCACCGCCCCGATTGAAAAGCTATATGCCGGCGTTTTTGCCGACTGGGACATTGGCGATAACACTGCCAATATAGCCGACTGGGACGAGGCCAACAAACTAGGCTATGTTTATAGCACCACAGAAGGAATGCCTTATACCGGCATGACGCTGCTGACGCCCGGCGAACCGGCCTATTATGCGATAGATAACGTTGGCGGCGGCGCTACGACCTTTGCCATTGAAGATGGTTTTACCAGTTCCGAGAAGTATAAGGTCCTCTCGGGGGGTGTGGCCAGAACAAAAGCAAACGGCGGCGGGCCGGGCAATAATGTGTCGCAGGTGGTAGGCAGCGCAACGCTGGCCCTTGCGCCCGGCGAAACGCGGGTAGTGGCCTTTGCGCTGCTGACCGCCGATAACCTGAAAGTGCTGCAACAACAGGCGGCCGCGGCCCGCTTAAAATACCGCACCATGAAAACAGGCCCAGTGCCGGTGGCCCTGGCTGATACGGCCTGCAGCGGCAGCACGCCGGTATGGAGGCCGAAGAACGGCAGCAGCTTCAACTTTTATGCCGATCCCGAAAAAAGCAAACTGCTCGGTGCGGGTGCTTCCTATACTTTGCCCGCTCTGGCAGGGCAGGCAACTATTTATGCCGCCAACGCTGATTCGCTCTTCGAAAGTGCGGCTGTCCCTGCAATCTTCTCGTTGCCTACTCCTGCCCTGCCGGCTTTCGAGCTCAGCAAGCCCGACGTTGCTCCCGGCCAGCCGGTCAGCTTCCTCAACAAGAGTATAAACAGCCGGAACTGGCGCTGGAGCATCAACAACGCAGCGCCTGTTACCACAAAAGACCTGACTTATACTTTCCCGGCTGAAGGTACCTATGAAATAAAGCTCACCGTCTCGGACCGGTTCGGCTGCGCCGATACGTCCGTTACCCAGGTGCTCGAAATAAAAAACATCGTGCCTACTGCTTTGCCCGAGGAGTTGGCCCAACAGATTAAAGTATACCCCAACCCGACACACGGCTTCGTTCGGATACAAACAAAAGAGCTGACCAAAGGCAAGGGCCACCCGCAGGTAACGCTGGTCGACGTGACGGGCCGCACGCTGGCGCCTTCTTTCCGGCAGAGCGCCGATGAAACGGAGCTGGACCTGACCACGCTGGCCGATGGCGTATACTTACTCCACATTACCTATCACGACCTGACGCTGACCAAGCGGCTGGTGTTACTCCGGCCCTGACCCCTGCCGCTGGTTGGCAGCAACAAAAAAGCCCCGCCAAATGGCAGGGCTTTTCTAATCTTAACGAAGTAGCAGTTATGCGTTAGCGTTTTGCTGTTGCTTCAAACGGATTAGGTTCAGGGCAGAACCTGCCTTAAACCACTCGATCTGGCCTTCGTTGTATGTATGATTTACCGGGAAGCTGTCCTGGGTGCCGTCGCTGTGGTGCAATACCACTTTCAGCGGCTGGCCCGGAGTAAAGTTCTCTAACCCGATGATGTCGAAGGTATCGTTCTCCTCGATCAGGTCGTAGTCGGCTTTGTTGGCAAAGGTAAGCGCCAGCATGCCCTGCTTTTTGAGGTTGGTTTCATGGATACGGGCAAATGATTTTACCAGTACGGCACGAACACCCAGGTGGCGGGGCTCCATGGCCGCATGCTCACGGGAAGAACCTTCGCCATAGTTTTCGTCACCTACCACCACGCTACCAATTCCTGCCGACTTGAACGTACGGGCAGTAGCTGGTACGGCTTCATAGCCGCGCGTCAGGCTGTTGTATACTTTGTTGGCTTCGCCGTTAAAGCAGTTGATAGCACCGATCAGCATGTTGTTCGAAATGTTATCCAGGTGGCCGCGGTATTTCAGCCATGGGCCTGCCATCGAAATATGGTCGGTCGTACACTTGCCCTGCGCCTTAATGAGCAGCTTCAGGCCTTTCAGGTCGGTTCCTTCCCAAGGCTTAAAGCCTTCGAGCAGTTGCAGGCGGTCCGATTTCGGATCAACTACTACCTGTACGCTGCTGCCATCTGCTGCAGGGGCATCATAACCGGCATCTTCTACGGCAAAGCCTCTTGTTGGCAGTTCAATGCCTTTGGGCTCATCCAGTCTCACCGCTTCCCCATCTTTGTTTGTCAGGGTATCTGTCAGCGGGTTGAATGTCAGATCGCCAGCAATGGCGAAAGCCGTTACAATTTCAGGCGAAGCCACGAACGCGTGTGTGTTCGGGTTGCCGTCGTTACGCTTGGCAAAGTTACGGTTAAACGAGGTGATGATGGAGTTCTTGCGGGTTGGGTCGTCGGTGTGACGGGCCCACTGGCCGATGCACGGACCGCAGGCATTGGCCAGCACAACGCCGCCCATTTCGGCAAACGTGTCGAGCAGACCATCGCGGGCGGTGGTAAAGCGCACCATTTCAGAACCCGGCGTGATAGTGAACTCAGCCTGGGCTACCAGTTTTTTCTCGATTGCCTGTGAAGCGATGGAAGCAGCGCGTGTTAAGTCTTCATAAGAAGAGTTGGTGCACGAGCCGATCAGACCTACTTCCAGTTTAGCCGGCCAGTTGTGCTCTTTTACCACGGCAGCGAACTGCGAGATTGGCCAGGCAGCATCCGGCGTGAACGGGCCGTTTACGTGCGGCTCCAGCGTAGAAAGATCGATCTCGATGAGCTGGTCGTAGAAAGAAGCCGGCGCAGCGTATACTTCGTCGTCGGCGCGCAGGTGCTGCGCTACTTCATCGGCCAACTGTACTACTTCTTCGCGGTTGGTTGCGTTCAGGTACGCCCGCATGCTGTTGTCGTAAGCAAACACAGATGTGGTGGCCCCGATCTCAGCACCCATGTTACAAATCGTACCTTTTCCGGTACAGGACATAGCCTCGGCACCTTCGCCAAAGTATTCCACAATCGCGCCCGTACCACCTTTTACGGTCAGGATGCCGGCCACTTTCAGGATCACGTCTTTCGGCGATGCCCAGCCGTTCAGCTTGCCGGTCAGTTTCACACCGATCACTTTCGGGAACTTGAGCTCCCATGGCATGCCAGCCATCACGTCCACGGCATCTGCGCCGCCTACGCCAATGGCGATCATACCCAAACCACCCGCATTAGGTGTGTGCGAGTCCGTTCCGATCATCATACCACCCGGGAAAGCATAGTTTTCCAGCACCACCTGGTGAATGATACCGGCACCCGGCTTCCAGAAACCAATGCCATACTTGTTGGATACTGACGCCAGAAAGTCGTAAACTTCTTTATTTTCATCATAGGCATCACGCAGGTCCGAATCAGCACCCACGCGGGCTTGGATCAGGTGATCGCAATGTACGGTTGAAGGCACTGCTACGGTTGGCCGCCCTGCCTGCATGAACTGAAGCAAAGCCATCTGTGCCGTCGCGTCCTGCATTGCCACCCTATCCGGGGCAAAGTCTACATACGACTTGCCACGCTCATGCGCCCCTGTGGCGTTGCCTTCGTACAAGTGGGAATACAGGATTTTCTCTGTCAAGGTAAGCGGTCGGCCTACTGCTTGGCGGGCAGTGTTCACGCGCTCTTCCATGCCGGCATAAACTGCCTTGATCATTTCTAAATCAAATGCCATAGTTTTGCTATTGTTAGTTTTTAAATGCTTCGTTGTGAAGTTTACAAATGTACGAAATAGGTTACTTTTAGCACAACATTAGCGCGCATGAATATACGCCGGTGCCAAATAATAAGGCTATGCCCGTTTTACGTGGATATTCGAACTTTATCCTCTAATTTTGCCTTCTTATTATTTATACCTGGTTATACATGAAACTACCTGTTTTTAATACACCTGTTAAGCTGTTTTTGTTTTTGGCGCTCATCCTTACAACCATGATAACTGCCTGTACATCCACCACATCCAATAACCAAACCATAACCCCGGGCATGTGGCGGGTAGTGCTCCATACCCAGGGCCAGGAAATTCCTTTCCTGATGGAAGCGGCCGAAAAGGATGGCAAATCCGTGCTATACCTGGTAAACGACAAGGAGCGTATTTTGCTGGACAGCATTCAGCCACAAGGCGACTCGCTGAAGATCGGGCTGCACATTTTTGATGCCGACCTGATTGCCAAAGTGGAAGGCGGTAAGATGACCGGCCGCTTTGTAAAGAACGACACCCAAACCCCTTATTCCATCCCGTTTACGGCGGAGCATGGTAAAAACAACCGCTTTGCCGAAGCCCCTGCAAAAGCCACCCTTAACGTTGATGGCAAATGGCAGGTAGTCTTTACCGATGCCGAGGGCAGCAGCTACGATGCCGTGGGCGTTTTCAGCCAGAACGGCAACAATGTAAAAGGCACTTTCCTGACCGAAACCGGCGATTACCGTTACCTGGACGGCCAGGTGGAAGGCGACCAGCTGAAGCTCTCGACCTTTGACGGCAACCATGCGTACCTGTTCACGGCAAAGCCCGCCACCGACAGCACCCTGAAAGGCGAGTTTTACTCGGGCATGACGGGCCGCGAATCCTGGACAGCCACCCGCAACGAAAATGCAAAACTGGCCGATGCCGATTCACTCACCTTTCTAAAGCCGGGCTATGATGCCTTGTCGTTCACATTCCCGAACCTGGAGGGTGAAAAGGTGTCATTATCGGACCCCAAATATAAAGGCAAGGTGGTTCTGGTGCAGCTGGTGGGTTCGTGGTGCCCCAACTGCATGGACGAAACCATGTTCCTGGCGCCATATTATGACCAGAACAAGGACCGTGGCTTGGAGATCATCGGCCTTGGTTTTGAACGCAGCCCCGAGTTCGACAAAGCGGCCGCACGCCTAAGCAAGATGAAAGACCGCTTAAACATTAACTATGATCTGTTGGTGGCTGGTGTATCCGAAAAAGATGCTGCTGCTCAGGCCCTGCCGGCCCTGAACAAAGTCATGTCGTTCCCGACCACCATCTTTATTGGCCGCGACGGCAAAGTACGCAAGATCCATACCGGCTTCTCGGGCCCCGGCACCGGCAAGTACTACGAGGATTGGGTAAAGGAATTTAACAAGACGATGGACGAGCTGCTGGCTGAAAAGGCGTAGTATCGTTGTTCGCTTTTTCGTTTTCCATTGATCGGCAAGTATAAAAGCAAAGGCCGC from Pontibacter liquoris includes the following:
- the paaN gene encoding phenylacetic acid degradation protein PaaN; amino-acid sequence: MNLNLSNNHQQLLQTAIRALHERTFFSQYPENPTPDVYGENADKEGRDMYKAHLNQPFSELLQEDPAAWVGQEESPYEQQPLGITYPFFAPDTLVTRAEEAFHTWRKVKPADRAAILVETLERVKNRFFEIAYATMHTTGQAYMMSFQASGPHAADRALEAIAAGLEEQTRFPEETQWEKPMGKYNLKLNKQWKAVPKGVALVIGCATFPTWNTVPGMYASLVTGNPVIVKPHPKAVLPIAIVVAEVQRVLQENGLNPNICQLAVDANDHLITKELAENPLVKLIDYTGGTEFGNYVESLKGKTVFTEKTGVNSIILDSVEDLDKVAQNLAFSVSLYSGQMCTAPQNFFVPESGVKVGGEVVAYDEVVRKIADAVTSLVNNPKAGPHILGAIQNPATTARVKEAASIKGKEVLSTCDLSNPVFANARTCTPVIYEVAASEPESYSRELFGPIVLIIKTKDTNESIAIAKEMAQKYGAISCGAYTTDPEVKEKIMDEMSLAGTPVSFNLTGGIFVNQNAGFSDFHVTGGNPAGNASFTNPEFVIKRFTWVGFREPVAG
- a CDS encoding S8 family serine peptidase, coding for MSTPLMRRLSCLFSALFFFAITYPAAARQLPHNPDPTRPYTVVYKLKPTGNARLAAPAAAKLKAALAKVGAREVHQKFPKAAPPANARVASGAVDLSLLYELTYAPGQSLQQVRRTLLSSGAVAYVEPVYQRQPLLQPNDPAADSTKATQYYLKLIQAYECWEIEQGNAAVLIGILDTGTRFTHQDLKEKVQYNEHDPLDGLDNDGDGYTDNYRGWDFADQDNDPSDDSQYKGHGTIVAGIAAAATNNGQGIAGTGFKSKFLPLKVFSSKSGNGFAGYEAIVYAADRGCKVINLSWGGEGHSQYEQDIINYAVLNKDVVVVASAGNTDKGAPLDVYPASYDNVLSVGGTTATDVKYAGFTYSYNIDLMAPGRDIVSLSANSDTQLSAGSSGTSFAAPMVSGAAALVRAHYPELNARQVMERLRVTTDDIYQLAGNKPYLEMLGKGRLNLKKALKTLNVKAVRCTSFSVADRQIPYAGATIDILADFLNYLAPVQNLQVELTSPSPYVSITRGTLNLGSLGTVAAADNGKQPFRVKIAGTAPANSNIAFRLGFKDGTYTDFQYFTIAVNPDFVTLDANNLKVTINSMGNLGYNGLNMAQGDGVTYKNGNSLLFEGGLMVATDATHVSDNIRNEVYQSDGDFTRTSTARLHSNTPLASQEARAVMHDAYPSDKNVGIQVKHVAYAWKDAAAQDYVILEYHIRNITTAPIEKLYAGVFADWDIGDNTANIADWDEANKLGYVYSTTEGMPYTGMTLLTPGEPAYYAIDNVGGGATTFAIEDGFTSSEKYKVLSGGVARTKANGGGPGNNVSQVVGSATLALAPGETRVVAFALLTADNLKVLQQQAAAARLKYRTMKTGPVPVALADTACSGSTPVWRPKNGSSFNFYADPEKSKLLGAGASYTLPALAGQATIYAANADSLFESAAVPAIFSLPTPALPAFELSKPDVAPGQPVSFLNKSINSRNWRWSINNAAPVTTKDLTYTFPAEGTYEIKLTVSDRFGCADTSVTQVLEIKNIVPTALPEELAQQIKVYPNPTHGFVRIQTKELTKGKGHPQVTLVDVTGRTLAPSFRQSADETELDLTTLADGVYLLHITYHDLTLTKRLVLLRP
- a CDS encoding aconitate hydratase, with amino-acid sequence MAFDLEMIKAVYAGMEERVNTARQAVGRPLTLTEKILYSHLYEGNATGAHERGKSYVDFAPDRVAMQDATAQMALLQFMQAGRPTVAVPSTVHCDHLIQARVGADSDLRDAYDENKEVYDFLASVSNKYGIGFWKPGAGIIHQVVLENYAFPGGMMIGTDSHTPNAGGLGMIAIGVGGADAVDVMAGMPWELKFPKVIGVKLTGKLNGWASPKDVILKVAGILTVKGGTGAIVEYFGEGAEAMSCTGKGTICNMGAEIGATTSVFAYDNSMRAYLNATNREEVVQLADEVAQHLRADDEVYAAPASFYDQLIEIDLSTLEPHVNGPFTPDAAWPISQFAAVVKEHNWPAKLEVGLIGSCTNSSYEDLTRAASIASQAIEKKLVAQAEFTITPGSEMVRFTTARDGLLDTFAEMGGVVLANACGPCIGQWARHTDDPTRKNSIITSFNRNFAKRNDGNPNTHAFVASPEIVTAFAIAGDLTFNPLTDTLTNKDGEAVRLDEPKGIELPTRGFAVEDAGYDAPAADGSSVQVVVDPKSDRLQLLEGFKPWEGTDLKGLKLLIKAQGKCTTDHISMAGPWLKYRGHLDNISNNMLIGAINCFNGEANKVYNSLTRGYEAVPATARTFKSAGIGSVVVGDENYGEGSSREHAAMEPRHLGVRAVLVKSFARIHETNLKKQGMLALTFANKADYDLIEENDTFDIIGLENFTPGQPLKVVLHHSDGTQDSFPVNHTYNEGQIEWFKAGSALNLIRLKQQQNANA
- a CDS encoding peroxiredoxin family protein, whose translation is MKLPVFNTPVKLFLFLALILTTMITACTSTTSNNQTITPGMWRVVLHTQGQEIPFLMEAAEKDGKSVLYLVNDKERILLDSIQPQGDSLKIGLHIFDADLIAKVEGGKMTGRFVKNDTQTPYSIPFTAEHGKNNRFAEAPAKATLNVDGKWQVVFTDAEGSSYDAVGVFSQNGNNVKGTFLTETGDYRYLDGQVEGDQLKLSTFDGNHAYLFTAKPATDSTLKGEFYSGMTGRESWTATRNENAKLADADSLTFLKPGYDALSFTFPNLEGEKVSLSDPKYKGKVVLVQLVGSWCPNCMDETMFLAPYYDQNKDRGLEIIGLGFERSPEFDKAAARLSKMKDRLNINYDLLVAGVSEKDAAAQALPALNKVMSFPTTIFIGRDGKVRKIHTGFSGPGTGKYYEDWVKEFNKTMDELLAEKA